The Deltaproteobacteria bacterium genomic sequence TGAACACAGTGAGACACCTTATTGGCTGAGTGTTAAGATTGTTGCCGCACTTTTTCTTGCGCTTCTAATTGGATTCACGGTGCCTGCACTAGAGCAGTATCTGTGGTACTGGCCGCCAGAAAAATTTGGCGAACTCATTGGGCGTTCAATTTTACTTTGGCTGCAACTCTCGGCTGTAGCATTGGCTATTTCAATTTTCTGCAAGGTGAATTTGAAAAGGTTTAACTTTCACAAGGTGCTAATACTGATTTGTCTGAGCTTTGTAGCGGAAAGAGTAATTAGCAATTTTATGCCCTCTATTATCTTCAACCTGCACAATCTCACAGGCGCCAAATTTCTCAAGCATCTTGCCTACGGGGTAGTTATTTATATATTGCTAGTGCGTTTGCAGCGTTACGCGTTACCTAAATGGCAATTGCGTTACCGTCGGTGGGTGGCGGTTGGGGTCAGCGGCATCAGCATGCTCATCATTGAGCTAGTTATTGAGAGGCAGCTTGGCGAACGATCCCGGATGGCTGA encodes the following:
- a CDS encoding FHA domain-containing protein, whose protein sequence is MILVKVHEADHIETHKVEIFPCVIGRSMHCGIRIDDPSVSARHAEIHQSAEGYVLKDLFSTNGIWQAGGKVKEVRLGARESFVFGDVQIEFLTQDTLERTHDSKVLPHEHSETPYWLSVKIVAALFLALLIGFTVPALEQYLWYWPPEKFGELIGRSILLWLQLSAVALAISIFCKVNLKRFNFHKVLILICLSFVAERVISNFMPSIIFNLHNLTGAKFLKHLAYGVVIYILLVRLQRYALPKWQLRYRRWVAVGVSGISMLIIELVIERQLGERSRMADLGMPITTLGPSQGSDDLMFAIGLTIAATDQERIRQLERLESGDD